The Bryobacteraceae bacterium genome includes a window with the following:
- a CDS encoding xanthine/uracil permease: MRAALESYFQFRELGTNWRTEVLAGCTTFVAMAYIIFVNPSILGEAGMPQQAVTAATCLASAIGCFLMGALARYPIALAPGMGLNAYFTYTVCLGLGVPWQTALGAVFISGIIFLLLVAAGIRQLILESIPRELYSAVAVGIGLFIALIGMRNAGIIQASPATMVSLGNLRDPKTLLALGGLLLICALLVRGVRAAMLIGILATAGAGAALGFFDWTPQAYSPKALGATWLAMDVRGALQLGLLEIIFVFLFVDVFDNVGTLVAVGTRAGLIGPDGRIPRVNRILASAAAASSIGAACGTSTVVSYIESAAGVVAGGRTGVAAIVCGILFLVALVIAPLFGAVPAQATAPALIVVGALMLVHTEEIEWTKPATSIPAFLTLAAIPMTFSIANGLAFGFTAHTMLRVLSGEWRRVHWLVYLLTALFLLRFFYLGQG; encoded by the coding sequence ATGCGCGCCGCGCTCGAATCCTATTTCCAGTTCCGTGAGTTGGGCACAAACTGGCGCACCGAGGTGCTGGCCGGGTGCACGACGTTCGTCGCCATGGCCTACATCATCTTCGTCAATCCTTCCATCCTCGGCGAAGCCGGAATGCCCCAGCAGGCTGTCACCGCTGCCACCTGCCTCGCCTCCGCCATCGGCTGCTTCCTCATGGGCGCGCTCGCCCGCTATCCCATCGCCCTCGCCCCCGGCATGGGCCTCAACGCCTATTTCACCTACACCGTCTGCCTCGGCCTCGGCGTCCCCTGGCAGACGGCGCTCGGCGCGGTGTTCATCAGCGGGATCATCTTTCTTCTCCTCGTCGCCGCCGGCATCCGCCAGCTGATTCTCGAGTCCATCCCCCGCGAGCTCTACAGCGCCGTCGCCGTCGGCATCGGCCTCTTCATCGCCCTTATCGGCATGCGCAACGCCGGCATCATCCAGGCGAGCCCCGCCACCATGGTCAGCCTCGGCAACCTCCGCGATCCGAAAACCCTGCTCGCTCTTGGCGGCCTCCTGCTGATCTGCGCCCTGCTCGTGCGCGGCGTCCGCGCCGCCATGCTCATCGGCATTCTCGCTACGGCAGGCGCCGGAGCGGCCCTTGGATTTTTCGACTGGACCCCTCAGGCCTATTCGCCGAAAGCCCTCGGCGCCACCTGGCTCGCCATGGACGTCCGCGGAGCTCTTCAGCTCGGCCTGCTTGAGATCATCTTCGTCTTCCTCTTCGTCGACGTGTTCGACAACGTCGGCACCCTCGTCGCCGTGGGCACCCGCGCCGGGCTCATCGGTCCGGATGGACGCATCCCGCGCGTCAACCGCATCCTCGCCTCCGCCGCCGCAGCCTCCTCCATCGGCGCCGCCTGCGGCACCTCCACCGTCGTCAGCTACATCGAAAGCGCCGCCGGCGTGGTCGCCGGAGGACGCACCGGCGTCGCCGCCATCGTGTGCGGCATTCTTTTCCTCGTCGCGCTCGTCATCGCCCCGCTGTTCGGCGCAGTCCCGGCCCAGGCCACCGCCCCCGCGCTCATCGTCGTCGGCGCGCTCATGCTCGTCCACACGGAGGAAATCGAGTGGACGAAGCCCGCCACCTCCATCCCCGCTTTCCTCACGCTCGCCGCCATCCCCATGACCTTCAGCATCGCCAACGGCCTCGCCTTCGGCTTCACCGCCCACACGATGCTGCGCGTGCTCTCGGGAGAGTGGCGCCGCGTCCACTGGCTCGTCTACCTCCTCACGGCCCTGTTCCTGTTACGCTTTTTCTATCTGGGCCAGGGCTGA
- the mtnN-1 gene encoding MTA/SAH nucleosidase, whose translation MQRRTFLASFVSLAAPARPSGPLLVQGAVDGELGPLLDALRPRARESRIGGWSFWRGRIGRLDVVVSRTGVGPVNAAASTALAIREFRPWAVINQGTAGGHNRILKLWDIVLGEKTTDYSAFESPHGDDGAGIDVSAWKPKPHVIRLPDGQPVTCPSFPGDAELLRAAEKIPNPRGRVLRGNIGSAFQYNRQLDYISWLHRAYGTDTEDMESAFSHGAAIGLGVRFLAIRMVSDTEWEHPTFERIAGRYCAEFVLELVRSL comes from the coding sequence ATGCAGAGAAGAACATTTCTTGCCAGCTTTGTTTCTCTCGCCGCCCCGGCCCGCCCTTCTGGGCCGCTTCTCGTCCAGGGCGCCGTCGATGGCGAGCTCGGCCCCCTGCTTGACGCCCTGCGCCCGCGCGCCCGCGAGTCCCGCATTGGCGGCTGGAGCTTCTGGCGCGGCCGCATCGGCCGGCTCGACGTCGTCGTCAGCCGCACCGGCGTCGGTCCCGTCAACGCCGCCGCTTCCACCGCTCTCGCCATCCGCGAGTTCCGCCCGTGGGCTGTCATCAATCAGGGCACCGCCGGCGGCCACAACCGCATCCTCAAGCTCTGGGACATCGTCCTTGGCGAGAAAACCACCGACTACTCCGCCTTCGAGTCCCCCCACGGCGATGACGGCGCCGGCATCGACGTCAGCGCGTGGAAGCCCAAGCCGCACGTCATCCGTCTGCCCGATGGCCAGCCCGTGACCTGCCCCTCATTTCCGGGCGACGCCGAACTTCTTCGCGCCGCCGAAAAAATCCCCAACCCCCGCGGCCGGGTCCTCCGCGGCAACATCGGCTCCGCCTTCCAGTACAACCGCCAGCTCGATTACATCTCGTGGCTCCACCGCGCCTACGGCACCGACACCGAGGACATGGAGAGCGCCTTCTCTCACGGCGCCGCCATCGGCCTCGGCGTCCGCTTCCTCGCCATCCGCATGGTCTCAGACACCGAGTGGGAGCACCCCACGTTCGAGCGCATCGCCGGCCGCTATTGCGCCGAGTTCGTCCTCGAGCTCGTCCGCAGCCTCTGA
- a CDS encoding glycosyl transferase: MASHDFVSVTIVTYNSGRYIKRCLESVLAQKGPQFEVIVVDNNSTDGTRDILERYEDRCTIIYNDRNVGFAAAQNQAIRRARGNWVLTLNPDVLLMPYFIQALLEAGRLDNRIGTVCGKLLVMSPDFNIDAKPRVDSTGIYFTPYLRHLDRGSRQIDNGHYLKREYVFGATAAAALYRREMIDDISIDGEFFDSDFFVYREDADVAWRAQLMGWRCLYTPYARGYHVRAVLPGNRRALPKEINMHSVKNRFLMRIKNITGDLYRRYWLPITFRDLVVIGCCLLYEHYSLKAFWHILRSWPRLLAKRRWIMARKRVSDDYMAAWFHYHPVSQPAPKKAVSSLSPARSQAQTAGG, encoded by the coding sequence ATGGCTTCACACGACTTCGTCTCGGTGACCATCGTCACCTACAACAGCGGGCGCTACATCAAACGCTGCCTCGAATCAGTGCTGGCCCAAAAGGGGCCCCAGTTTGAAGTCATCGTCGTCGACAACAACTCCACCGACGGCACCCGCGACATCCTCGAGCGCTACGAAGACCGCTGCACCATCATCTACAACGACCGCAACGTCGGCTTCGCCGCCGCCCAGAACCAGGCCATCCGCCGCGCCCGCGGCAACTGGGTCCTCACCCTCAATCCCGACGTCCTGCTCATGCCCTACTTCATCCAGGCGCTGCTCGAAGCCGGCAGGCTCGACAACCGCATCGGCACCGTCTGCGGCAAGCTCCTCGTCATGAGCCCCGACTTCAACATCGACGCCAAACCCCGCGTCGATTCCACCGGCATCTACTTCACCCCCTACCTCCGCCACCTCGACCGCGGCAGCCGCCAGATCGACAACGGCCACTACCTCAAGCGCGAGTACGTCTTCGGCGCCACCGCGGCAGCCGCCCTCTACCGCCGCGAGATGATCGACGACATCTCCATCGACGGCGAGTTCTTCGACTCCGATTTCTTCGTCTACCGCGAAGACGCCGATGTCGCCTGGCGCGCCCAGCTGATGGGCTGGCGATGCCTCTACACGCCTTACGCCCGCGGCTACCACGTCCGCGCCGTGCTGCCCGGCAACCGCCGCGCCCTGCCCAAAGAGATCAACATGCACTCGGTGAAGAACCGCTTCCTCATGCGGATCAAAAACATCACCGGCGATCTCTACCGGCGCTACTGGCTCCCCATCACCTTCCGCGATCTCGTCGTCATCGGCTGCTGCCTGCTCTACGAGCACTACTCCCTCAAAGCCTTCTGGCACATCCTCCGCTCCTGGCCCCGCCTCCTCGCCAAGCGCCGCTGGATCATGGCCCGCAAGCGCGTCAGCGACGACTACATGGCCGCCTGGTTCCACTACCACCCGGTCAGCCAGCCCGCGCCCAAAAAGGCCGTCAGCTCTCTCAGCCCCGCCCGTTCCCAGGCTCAGACCGCCGGAGGCTGA
- a CDS encoding glycosyl transferase — protein MRIAILGTRGIPAAYGGFETFAEELSTRLARRGHEVTVYCRSPHPEPVWRGVRLRYIPPVRHKYLETVAHTFFSTLDLMRHPPDAALYCNAANALFTPLARRAGARVALNVDGLERKRKKWNALARLWYHVSEGLSTFCPDVIVTDAAEIQRYYRENYGADSVFIPYGAETGKAPSQAALDELGLEPGRYFLYVTRFEPENNPLMVRRAFERVETDLRLVLVGDAPYAQDYIRQVKDTRDARILFPGAIYGQGYRELQSHCFAYIHATEVGGTHPALIEAMGRGALVLYLSTPENEEVAGGVALPFHDESSLAARLREVLAMPAAERHRLGQAAQQRVEQRYSWEAVTGAYEQLFERLLSRAPHLG, from the coding sequence ATGCGCATCGCCATTCTCGGCACCCGCGGCATCCCGGCCGCCTATGGCGGTTTCGAAACCTTCGCCGAAGAACTCTCCACCCGCCTCGCCCGCCGCGGACACGAAGTCACCGTCTACTGCCGCTCCCCCCATCCCGAGCCCGTCTGGCGCGGCGTCCGCCTCCGCTACATCCCCCCCGTCCGCCACAAGTATCTCGAAACCGTCGCCCACACCTTCTTCTCCACGCTCGACCTGATGCGCCATCCTCCCGATGCCGCTCTCTACTGCAACGCCGCCAACGCCCTCTTCACCCCGCTCGCCCGCCGCGCCGGCGCCCGCGTCGCTCTCAACGTCGACGGTCTCGAGCGGAAACGGAAAAAATGGAACGCGCTCGCCCGCCTCTGGTATCACGTCTCCGAAGGACTTTCCACGTTTTGTCCTGATGTCATCGTCACGGACGCGGCAGAAATTCAGCGCTATTACCGGGAAAATTACGGGGCCGATTCCGTCTTTATTCCCTACGGGGCCGAAACCGGCAAGGCGCCGTCGCAGGCCGCTCTCGACGAGCTTGGCCTCGAGCCCGGCCGCTACTTCCTCTACGTCACCCGCTTCGAGCCCGAAAACAACCCCCTCATGGTCCGCCGCGCCTTCGAGCGCGTCGAAACGGATCTCCGCCTCGTCCTCGTCGGCGATGCGCCCTACGCACAGGACTACATCCGGCAGGTGAAAGACACGCGCGATGCGCGCATCCTCTTCCCCGGCGCCATTTACGGGCAGGGCTACCGCGAACTCCAGTCCCACTGCTTCGCTTACATCCACGCCACCGAAGTCGGCGGCACGCATCCCGCCCTCATCGAGGCCATGGGCCGCGGCGCCCTCGTCCTCTATCTCTCCACGCCGGAAAACGAGGAAGTCGCCGGCGGCGTCGCTCTGCCGTTTCATGACGAATCGTCCCTCGCCGCGCGTCTGCGCGAAGTCCTCGCCATGCCCGCGGCGGAACGCCACCGCCTCGGCCAGGCCGCGCAGCAGCGCGTCGAACAGCGATACAGTTGGGAGGCCGTCACCGGCGCCTATGAACAGCTCTTCGAACGATTGCTCTCCCGCGCTCCGCACCTGGGCTGA
- a CDS encoding alanine racemase gives MNSSSNDCSPALRTWAEISLEQIRANWRELRRAARGAEVCAVVKANAYGHGAVPVSRALENEGARWFAVSNAAEGAELRRAGIQGRILVMGGFIPPEMDVFFEHSLTPAVHSIESLLALEQRAAALARPLGVHIKLDSGMGRLGSREPAADIARATAGLRFLQIEGLMSHLASASDFECGQNEEQFAAFEQAIEALSAAGLRPAIIHLASSAPVCYGLARAFHHLVRTGLALYGYAPEPRGDAPPLQADLRPALAWKARIVEVKDIPAGAPVGYNARWRAPRDSRIAVVAAGYADGVPHTLAGRGHVLAAGRLAPIVGAVSMDVITVDVTGCSFLRCGDPVTLIGEEGRARHDAADFAREAGVIPYVILCAIGNRVVRCYR, from the coding sequence ATGAACAGCTCTTCGAACGATTGCTCTCCCGCGCTCCGCACCTGGGCTGAAATCTCGCTCGAGCAGATCCGCGCCAACTGGCGCGAGCTTCGCCGCGCCGCCCGCGGCGCAGAGGTCTGCGCCGTCGTCAAGGCCAATGCCTACGGCCACGGCGCCGTCCCCGTCTCGCGCGCCCTCGAAAACGAGGGCGCCCGTTGGTTCGCCGTCAGCAACGCGGCCGAAGGCGCCGAACTCCGCCGCGCCGGCATCCAGGGCCGCATCCTCGTCATGGGCGGCTTCATTCCCCCGGAAATGGACGTCTTCTTCGAGCATTCCCTCACGCCCGCCGTCCACTCCATCGAGTCCCTCCTCGCGCTCGAACAGCGCGCCGCGGCGCTCGCCCGCCCGCTCGGCGTGCACATCAAGCTCGACTCCGGCATGGGCCGCCTCGGCTCCCGCGAGCCCGCCGCGGACATCGCCCGCGCCACCGCCGGCCTGCGCTTCCTCCAGATCGAAGGCCTCATGTCCCACCTCGCCTCCGCCTCGGACTTCGAATGCGGCCAGAACGAGGAACAGTTCGCCGCGTTCGAACAGGCGATCGAGGCTCTGAGCGCCGCAGGCCTCCGCCCCGCCATCATCCATCTGGCCAGCAGCGCCCCCGTCTGCTACGGTCTCGCCCGCGCCTTCCACCATCTGGTGCGTACCGGGCTCGCCCTCTATGGATACGCGCCAGAGCCCCGCGGCGATGCGCCGCCCCTGCAGGCCGACCTCCGCCCCGCCCTCGCCTGGAAAGCCCGCATCGTCGAGGTGAAGGACATCCCCGCCGGCGCCCCGGTCGGCTACAACGCCCGATGGCGCGCCCCTCGCGATTCCCGCATCGCCGTCGTGGCTGCCGGCTATGCCGATGGCGTCCCCCACACCCTCGCCGGACGCGGCCACGTTCTCGCCGCCGGACGCCTCGCCCCCATCGTCGGCGCCGTCTCCATGGACGTCATCACCGTCGATGTCACCGGATGCTCATTCCTCCGCTGCGGCGACCCGGTCACCCTCATTGGAGAGGAGGGCCGCGCCCGCCACGACGCCGCCGACTTCGCCCGCGAAGCCGGCGTCATCCCCTATGTCATCCTCTGCGCCATCGGCAACCGCGTCGTCCGATGCTATCGATAG